The genomic stretch TTTCCTGCGCTCAGCGCAAAGGACGCAGACCGCATCAAGCTGCTGTGGATCGCCTGCGGCACCAGCGACCATCTGCTCGACTCCAACCACAAATTCATCGCCTGGGTGAATGCGCAGGGCATCAAGCCGACAACCATCGAAACGCCCGGTGCACATACCTGGATGGTATGGCGGCGCAATCTGACGACCTTTGCTCCGCTTCTCTTCCGCTAGAGTGCGCTAAGCTGGAGGTGGATGACTGCCTTCGCTCATCGTTCTATTTCGCGCCAGACGCTCCTTATGGACGCGGACGATACGCTATGGGAAAACAACATCTACTTTGAGCAGGCCATCGCCTCCTTCATCACCTATCTCAACCATCACAAGTACACGCGGGAGCAGGTGCGCGAGGAGCTTAACCGCGCTGAACGGGAGACCATCCGCGAGCACGGCTATGGACTCACCAGCTTTCGCCGCTCCCTCGTCGCCTGCTTTGAGCACCTCAGCACCGAGCCGATTACCGAGGAGAAGCACGCCCGCATCCTCAGCTTTGCCCAGGCCATCGCCGATCGCGAGATCGAACTACTCGAGGGTGTCCGCGAAGCTCTGCCCAACCTCGCCTCGCGCCACCAGCTCATCCTGATGACCAAGGGCCACCGGACCGAACAGGCCGATAAGTTCGCCCGCTCCGGCATCTCCGAATACTTCTCCGCAGTCGAAATTCCCCGGGAGAAGGACACCGCCGCCTATGTGGATGTTTGCCGCCGGCACAACCTGAACTACGCCA from Acidisarcina sp. encodes the following:
- a CDS encoding HAD hydrolase-like protein, producing the protein MTAFAHRSISRQTLLMDADDTLWENNIYFEQAIASFITYLNHHKYTREQVREELNRAERETIREHGYGLTSFRRSLVACFEHLSTEPITEEKHARILSFAQAIADREIELLEGVREALPNLASRHQLILMTKGHRTEQADKFARSGISEYFSAVEIPREKDTAAYVDVCRRHNLNYANTWMIGNSPRSDINPALAAGLHAVLVHHPHTWILEHEAVNPAPQGQRFLELSGFASLLEHF